tttctagggtttttttttttttttttgggtgtcttATATCTGTTTTTCCCAATCGCTTTTCCTCACACGCAGGTCACGGAGCAGGATTGCCCGCATCTGCTCTTCTATGGTCCTCCGGGCTCCGGCAAGAAAACCCTAATCATGGCCCTCATTCGTCAGATGTTCGGCCCTAGCGCTGAGAAggtcctttatttatttttaatttttaattttcttcatctttttggtGTTACTGGATTcataaagaagagagaaaaagattggccctagcattttttattttttattttttattttttttcttgaatgtcAACCAAATGGGGTGTCTTGGGTATTTTTGGTTGCGGAGAAAATTTGGGGAAAAAGTAATAATACATAATTTCTCACCTAATTGAGCCTATTATTGtaacataaatataataatgCTTTCTCCAGATTCTTTTCCCCTGGTAATTAAAACAGCGTTAAACGAAAGGTTCATGAATTTATTCGTTCTTTAATCTTTCTTGGTTTTCTCAGTTATCTGAGCTGAGGGCTATTGTTTGGTAACATCTTATGGTGGATTATGAAAAATTGTCTTTGTTTGTTTGCAGGTGAAGGTGGAGAATAAGACATGGAAAGTCGATGTAAGCTTTTCCTTTTGCTAGTTAATtgtgaatttatatataatttcctatTGAACATGGTTTCTATGTGagattatctctctctctctctctctctctctctctctcctttttttctctttacttttttttgttattaatccTAGTAAAGCGATAGTACACGGTGAAACATGAAATTGATCATTTAGCTTTGAATGATGTTTCGATGATTTTGTTTCAGGCTGGAAGTAGAACTCTTGATATAGAGCTTACCACATTGTCAAGCACCAACCATGTGGAACTGAGTCCCAGTGATGCAGGGTTTCAGGACAGATATGTTGTTcaagaaataattaaagaaatagCTAAAAATAGACCTATTgacacaaaaggaaaaagaggatTTAAAGGTACTGCTGAAcgattctttcttttttctccctttcATTCTCTGATTTATGCCTATTGATACTCAAAGGTAATTTTTCAAGGATTTTGCCCACCAGCCAAGCTTTTCTCTTATTTACCTTTTAAGTTTTGTTGAATGGGCCTGCTAATATCCAGGTTGATTAGCTTAACAGAGGAATTGAGATAGTAGTGATGAGATGCTGGGATTCTAGTCTCATAACACTGTCTGTAATTTTCATTTACTGATGATTTCTCTAATTGTGCATGGCCAGTATTAGTGCTCAATGAGGTAGACAAACTTTCGAGAGAAGCCCAACATTCTCTCCGAAGAACTATGGAGAAATATAGTGCTTATTGTAGACTTATACTATGCTGCAACAGTTCTTCAAAGGTTACTGAAGCAATCCGGTCCCGCTGCTTGAATGTGCGGATAAATGCACCAACAGACGAAGAGGTTGGAGAAGATTTTTATTTGCCTTAATATTTCTTAAAGCAGTAATTATTCTGGATCTGTCTTATGCATTTGAAATGACTGTATGCTGCAATAGCAATAAAATTGTACAACATTTTACATTCCTAACACATGCAAACTAACACATTCCTCTTCCGATAGAATGGAATTGGGTTGACGAgattttttcatgatttttgttttgccTGGCGGTATGACAAATGATTCTTCTTACAATAATAGCCCTTGAAGAATGTTTAACTACTCTTCTTTACATGGTTAATCATGTTCAAATTGCGAAGATCTATACTcgcatttgtttttgtttaacaAAGTTATTATATTTCAAGAATACCTATGTCGTAGGGGAATTTTATGCAAGTTGCATCTAGTTTTTGATTCACACCATTTACCCCAAAAAAAGTTCTTATCTTATGTTATTTATGATtaaatcatattatattatattatattatattatattatattttttttgataagttattatattatattatattatattataggtTTGTTATTATAATCgtcaatattattattgtttaaatCCCTTACTTTTCTGttcattatctttttctttgcaACTTAAGAGCTTGTTACTGATTGCTTTTTTATTCTTCATTCTCACTTATTGGGTCATATTCTCTTGACatgcttttctctttctatctTATAATGATGTTGCCTTCTTCAAGTTCATTCCTATCTATTGCAAATAATCTCTTTACGCTTTTTTGTTATacacaacattacttatcaaaaaaaaaaaaaaaaatctttcagtaACATGTCCTTCAATTAACATCTATACAAGTCGGAGGGAAAATAGTGAAGGGAAATGGTTGGTGGGTGCATACTTCCTGGTGTTTAATTTTAACTCAAATAACTGTCTTCAGTTTCTATAGActgaaaaaaagaagcaaagatcGTCCCTTAGTGAGTCTGATATATCTCTGATGATTGAGTGTTTTTCTGGTAGAATTGACAAAACCTGGACATTCTAGGATTAAAAGGTCTTGAAACTTATTTACTAAAATAGTAAGTGATAGCAAAACACATGGTAAGATAtgtttccattttctttgacTTTCAAGTTTTGTACTTCCcatgtatgtgggttgcgctcctctgcgctttttatatcattattacttatcaaaaaaaaaaagttttgtatttgattgtatgaaatattAGATCAgtgcttttttcctttttctcccaAAGGGCCCGGGGTTTTAAAATTAGATCAGGACTGTTAACAAGAATATTAGTGGTTTTATTATGTCTCATGTAATGATTTTACTCGACCTTTATTTTTGCCAGATTGTTAAGGTATTGGAATTCATTGGAAACAAAGAAGGACTGCAACTTCCATCTGGATTTGCTGCTCGTATAGCAGATAAGTCAAATCGGAGTTTAAGGAGAGCCATACTGTCATTTGAGACTTGCCGTGTCCAACAGTTAAGCTCCTTTATGCCACTCATTGATCAGTTGTGCTGTAATGCTGTTCTGCATCACCTTTTTCTCAAATGCACAGCTTAGAAATATGGCACCACACAGTTCCTGATGGCTATGTTCTTTCTGTGTAATATAATTTGGATATAGGTATCCTCTTACAAGCAAACAAGTAATACCCCCGATGGATTGGGAGGAGTATATTGCTGAAATAGCATCTGACGTAATGAAGGAGCAGAGTCCTAAAAGGTTTGACTTTTATCCATCTTATTGTAATGTTATAAAAGTATAGTGAACATTTAGATGTTATTCCTATCAATGTCCTTGTCAGTATCGTCATCATTGTAATTATCATATTATGTTCCTTCAAAATTATCCTAAATAATGGtccataattttgttttaatgttcACACTGAGTTTCGTCTGGTGCTGATTGTGTAGTATGATTTATTTTGCTAATTATtgagaaaattgcattttatcATTCCATTTTATTGTTCACATGGTGATGGAattgttctttattgttcacACGGTCAGTTGTGTCTAGATGTCATGTGTAACCACCGAATTGCATCAGATTCAGTCTCATTGTTGTGTAAGTTACTGCTCATCGCATTTTGCATCCATCATTATCATTGTAATTCTTTGATGCATGCTTTTGCCCAATCCCTCCTATTCTCTCTTTATTAGCTAGTATTTCTAAACAATCATCATCAAAGGCTAAATTTGTGGATCTGATATTAGGTTTTTTTAGCCTCATCGCTGGCCTTGCAGCCTAATTCACCTCATGATGCCAATGGCTTGTGGTGAGGTGATACTTCTCATTCTTTCATAGTTGGAGGTTTTGGAGTCCAACCCCTCATGATTGTAGTAGTTCATTGCATTGTTGGGTGTGCCACCTGAAATTGTGTTTGGTTCATTGTATTTGGTGGGACTAGGACCATCCTATTCTTATCTTTCTTTCTGATATGCTCTCTGCTCCAAACTAACATATTAGTAAatcttgaaagttgaaactgTCCAGATCAAATCCGGAAACCTAAAATGAAGGGGCTTGTTCCTCTATTGCCACCTGCATAGGGTGAAATACTCCCACATTTGGTCAGTCTCATAAGTGAAATACCTATCTAAAAGGATAAGTTTTATAGAAAAGTAGGGAAATTTGAGAAAGTTTACAGTAGTCATCCTTGAAGTGACCATTTATGATCAAgatgtcatatttttttttaaaaaaggaaagtaACTTAACCTAATTTATCAAGTCAAGATTTTACGTACATTTGAGTAAAAAGTACATGGGTAAAGAtcttttgaaagcaaaaagaTGACCCAGCCCTACATTTCTACACACGCACACTctgcacacacatacacaaaacAGAAATGTGTTGTTACTTGTTGCCATTGCTTGTAACCTAAGATTTGCATACACGataaaacagttttttttttttgtaatttttacttttaaaaaaaaattctcatttctTTACTACTAAATTAGAGCTAATATGACTTGAAATGTGGTTTATCATAGTTTTCTTCTATGATACCCATATTCCCTAGGAGGGAGATAAGTAATTGCATGAAGAGGATAGGACCAGTTGTGTTTGTTGTGTAGTTCATGGAAGCATTTGACACGTTCCATGTGGTtgttatttttggaaaatttcttatttaatttagaCGCTGTTATGATGCTGATTAATAGCTTTTGACCATTTGGAATATAACAATTGATCTAATAATACTTATGCAAGTGGCCTGCATTTCCTTTGCTTTTCCATATTCTTCAGGCTGTTTCAGGTTCGAGGGAAGTTGTATGAGCTACTTATTAATTGTATTCCACCGGAGATTATCTTGAAGGTAAAGACTGCCTCCTTTTATATTGATattgagattttttcttttccactttGAAtgtaattattagtttttttaatgttttttccTGGGTTGGCTCAGAGACTGCTTTATGAATTATTAAAGAAGTTGGATGCAGAACTAAAACATGAGGTTTGCCATTGGGCTGCATATTATGTAAGTTAatatcttttccattttcagGTTGTATTGTTCCATGCACTTAGTTACGTTTGCATAAAGTAGTTGAAAAAGGCTCCGTATTTGCCTCTCCAGTTTGTGGCAAGTTGCAACATTATTATATAGAACTACAATCACTCTGATCTCATCTAGATACTTGGTGAAAACGGATATTTTTTAatctatctttttatttatctacaGGAGCATAGGATGTGTCTTGGACAGAAAGCCATATTTCACATTGAAGGTACTTCACCATTCTTGTAACTGTTTGACATAATGAGCCACACAAGCATAGACAATGTTTTGTTGCTTGACCCTAGATTATGATGTGTgtctgtcaaaaaaaaaaaaaagattatgatGTGTGATATGACAACAAAGGTGACCTTATTTCCACACCATGGATCTTTTCTTTAACACCAGCCTCTCTCACAGGGTGGGATCCCTGTTAACTTCTTTATTGAATACTAAGCATTTCGAGGATGCTCAACCTCCACAGTTCACAATGAACAATCTATTACAAAGCCTACGGCTCCCATCTTCATGCAGCCTATTTATACTTCTCTTTATGCTAACTTCTACAACTAACAACTTCTAACTACCTTCAACCAACTAGCTTAACTGAATGaaggtttaacagaaatgatccTAACAGAATAGCTAACCACATGCAGTTGCCTTCTTTATTACAAAACATCAACTAAGTAAGATATAACTCCAGCTGTCCTTCATAGCAACTTCAATCCTTGCAACTGCCACGTGAACTATCATGCAGCTGCCACCTCATTCCATTGTTTAGCATGCAGCTGCCACCTCATTCTTTATTGCATGGCTTGTTACAATCCTGTGATTGTGCCAACTTGTGAGAAGGGGTGGTGTGGAAGAAACCGATCATAGTGTACAAATATCATTTATCTAAAAGCCTATGAAAGCTTAATTATACATCATAGGATATATGTGTGACATTCCAGAAATTTAGTCTCACATTTGGGAGATGAATTGCCTACATTGAGTAGGTTGATTATAAAAGTGCTCGTGGATGTTAAGTCCTACATTAATTCCTTAGTAGGTGAGATTGGACCTTATAAGTGATTTTATGGAGCTCTAATTGCAACTTCTCTATTCCATTTGGAGTGATGGTGGATATGTGGTAAGCGCTTTCGCTGTGTCATTACAAATGGGTATCAGAGTAACCTAGCAACACCATGTGGCGCTGAAACACTGCATGAACCCTTACGAAGATGTCAGGGATTTGAGTGAGGGAGATTCTAACACCCCAGAATGtttgtcccacattggaaagatgGATAGCCCACATTGAGTGTGTGGATTATAAAGGTgctcatgggtgctaagtcttaCATTAATTCCTTACTAAGTAAGGTTGAGCCTTACAAGTGATTTTAGGAAACTCGAATAGCAACTTCAACTAAACCATTTGAAGGGATATCGTTTTTCTTGGGTCATTACAATATGTTGTACACTAATTGTGGATCTCTTAATTAGTGAAAATGAACATTACGTTTTAAGGTTTAGGCAGAGTTGTTCTATCATGTATATTTGCTTCATATATGCACTTGATGCTTTGTGCTTTTGTGTTCTCTTTTTGGAGTTCGAGGGGTTTGACTACTAGCAAATGATATAATTCCATATTGGTGGGTGAAAGTTTAGGACTAAGATATATTAGTGTTTGGAGACATGCACTTTGGGTTATTTAAGAGGAGATAAATATGATAACTGCAATATTGTTGGGCTTTTAATGTTGAAGTTCATTATCACGGGTAAACTTTACCTTCAAAAAATGGAGGTTTGAATATTGGTTTCTCCATTTGCCTTTGGTCTTTTTTTACTTCTTagctccctttttttttgtgattgcCTTTGGGTCACATATGTGTGGGGCACTTGGCATTGTCTTTCTCGATAGATATAGTTTCTTTATGTAATGGCAGTTATATGGTATACATTTTGTCGGTCTAAAGGGAGCGCAGTTGAAATGAGAATGTAAAAATGGTTAAGtgttaatactttttttgtTAATACGAAGAATCACAAGATGAGaaataaattcatttgtttaaaATATGGGTGGTTCGTATTGAGGAAAAATGAGAGTCATTTAAAATGGTTTAGACATGTGTAAAGTAAACTGATTAATGTGCTAATAAGATAAAGATGCCTAAAACAATATGGTAGAGATAATGAAGAAGTATATGATAAATAAGAAGATGAAAGTTACTATGTGATAGGGATGATAACGGCAGAAAATGATAGTTTTGGCTGTGATCTCAATTGTCTGGAAAAGAAACTATAAAGCCGACATGACATATAGTTGAGTTTAGTGGTACATGTTTACCTGTCATACTTGCAAAAAGGTGTTTCCAATAGGAGGAATAGATTTAATTCAACTTGTTTTGTAATGTACTTTAACATGTTTCTCTTGTGCATTGATATTTCAGAGGGAGAACTCGTGTTAGAATTGCATCACAgggacactttttttttttttgatatatttattttcgTTTTCTATTAATCGTAGGATATACAAAGGAATGTTATCAAGTTTGCCAATTCTGCTGAATCCGTGTCCtaagatttgaaaaataaatgaatgcAACACCTAGGAACATGCTTGTACCTTTCATTTGTATTCATGGACAAGGGTTTTAGATGAATGCTAATATTGGGATAAGTTATTGAAATGGCTTTGGACCTTATTGTTTCCCATAGtatggattagcaaaaaaaaaacactaaattacCTGCAGTATGGGTTAGACAAACTCGGTATATATTTCCTTTTAAGCTAATTCACCggtgttttgttttgattgattttgcAGCATTTGTGGCGAAGTTCATGAGCATTTATAAGTCTTTTCTCATTGCAACGTTTGGATAAAGACTGGCATGCTAGCTTGCAATGCCAAAATAGGTTCCATCATTTAAGATGTTTTTTTCACGCCATCCTTCTGTGGTAAAGCTTTCAGTACTTCAATCCAAAGAGTGGTTCTACTGCATAAAATGTTGAGGACTTGCGGAGCTTATTCCCTTGACTATTGGTCTACAAGAGAAGTTGTTTCTTATTAGTCTCTTATTTTGATGGCAAGTAGAGTTATAATTGATAAAGTAAATTGGTCTCTCTACTCTATAAATTtacacaattttaattttgtgtaaCGTATGAGGATGGTCATGTGAGAAATGGTTTTCTGGTATCTATGTACAAATTCTTTCATATTGATATTTTCAGAGGATGTCTTGTTATTGTGGATACTTGTATGTTCTTTATTTGcgtattattaatttatgaaaattatgatatttaatATCTTGGAATTCAGTGAATTTTCTTAGAAGATCAATTTCCATGTGGTTGTCAGAGCTTGAGTaaaattttcatgattttccataaaaatttatgttataacttataagtatattcttacatgatttttttgattAAACCTTTCTGCTGTGGATTCTATTTGTACCCAAGGTCATTTCCGTGAGCTATTGCATGCATATATTCATAATTCTAGCAACTACGGCAGCTGAAAATGGCACAACAATCATTTGTCCAAATTGCTGGTAATTTATGATGGGccaaattgctagtaatttgggTAGTACATGTGAGAGAGTTTATGTGGGATTCACATGTGCGAATAGATGGTTGGGTAGTTCAATATTTATTTGGATAGATAGATTTTATATAAACTCTCTCACAAAGCATAGATTTTATATAAACTCTCTCACAAAGCGATGGGCAAGTTAATACCGGAGGATCTTGTCTGACATTTGTGGACAATAATGCCTTTTTAAATATGACGAGATTGCAATATGGTCACAGGTTTTGTTTGTGCAAGTTTTTGTGGTTGGATGGAACTTATTTTGAGTTTAAGTTGAAAGCTTTATGATTGTATGCCAATTatactttacacttttcagaacatatgaggtctaaattgtccatttatgagtaatttgattctggatttccttttgactgtgataatggtgtttgtctttttaagcttgttcatga
Above is a genomic segment from Corylus avellana chromosome ca9, CavTom2PMs-1.0 containing:
- the LOC132161854 gene encoding replication factor C subunit 3 isoform X2, with translation MLWVDKYRPKTLDHVMVHQDIAQNLKKLVTEQDCPHLLFYGPPGSGKKTLIMALIRQMFGPSAEKVKVENKTWKVDAGSRTLDIELTTLSSTNHVELSPSDAGFQDRYVVQEIIKEIAKNRPIDTKGKRGFKVLVLNEVDKLSREAQHSLRRTMEKYSAYCRLILCCNSSSKVTEAIRSRCLNVRINAPTDEEIVKVLEFIGNKEGLQLPSGFAARIADKSNRSLRRAILSFETCRVQQYPLTSKQVIPPMDWEEYIAEIASDVMKEQSPKRLFQVRGKLYELLINCIPPEIILKVVLFHALSYVCIK
- the LOC132161854 gene encoding replication factor C subunit 3 isoform X1, producing the protein MLWVDKYRPKTLDHVMVHQDIAQNLKKLVTEQDCPHLLFYGPPGSGKKTLIMALIRQMFGPSAEKVKVENKTWKVDAGSRTLDIELTTLSSTNHVELSPSDAGFQDRYVVQEIIKEIAKNRPIDTKGKRGFKVLVLNEVDKLSREAQHSLRRTMEKYSAYCRLILCCNSSSKVTEAIRSRCLNVRINAPTDEEIVKVLEFIGNKEGLQLPSGFAARIADKSNRSLRRAILSFETCRVQQYPLTSKQVIPPMDWEEYIAEIASDVMKEQSPKRLFQVRGKLYELLINCIPPEIILKRLLYELLKKLDAELKHEVCHWAAYYEHRMCLGQKAIFHIEAFVAKFMSIYKSFLIATFG